The following are encoded together in the Arvicanthis niloticus isolate mArvNil1 chromosome 9, mArvNil1.pat.X, whole genome shotgun sequence genome:
- the Jagn1 gene encoding protein jagunal homolog 1 isoform X1, whose amino-acid sequence MASRAGPRAAGTDGSDFQHRERVAVHYQMSVTLKYEIKKLIYVHLVIWLLLVAKMSVGHLRLLSHDQVAMPYQWEYPYLLSIVPSVLGLLSFPRNNISYLVLSMISMGLFSIAPLIYGSMEMFPAAQQLYRHGKAYRFLFGFSAVSVMYLVLILAVQVHAWQLYYSKKLLDSWFTSTQEKKRK is encoded by the exons ATGGCGTCTCGGGCAGGCCCGCGAGCGGCCGGCACGGACGGCAGCGACTTTCAGCACCGGGAGCGCGTCGCTGTGCACTACCAGATGAG TGTGACACTCAAGTATGAAATCAAGAAGCTGATCTACGTGCATCTTGTCATATGGCTGCTGTTGGTTGCCAAGATGAGCGTGGGGCACCTGAGGCTCTTGTCACATGATCAGGTGGCCATGCCCTATCAATGGGAATATCCATATTTGTTGAGCATTGTGCCCTCTGTCTTGggccttctctccttccctcgaAACAACATTAGTTACCTGGTGCTCTCCATGATCAGCATGGGGCTCTTCTCCATTGCTCCCCTCATTTATGGCAGCATGGAGATGTTCCCCGCGGCACAGCAGCTCTACCGCCATGGCAAGGCCTATCGATTCCTGTTTGgtttctctgctgtctctgtcaTGTACCTGGTGTTGATACTGGCAGTCCAAGTTCATGCCTGGCAACTGTACTACAGCAAGAAACTCTTAGACTCTTGGTTCACCAGCACACAGGAGAAGAAACGGAAATGA
- the Jagn1 gene encoding protein jagunal homolog 1 isoform X2: MSVGHLRLLSHDQVAMPYQWEYPYLLSIVPSVLGLLSFPRNNISYLVLSMISMGLFSIAPLIYGSMEMFPAAQQLYRHGKAYRFLFGFSAVSVMYLVLILAVQVHAWQLYYSKKLLDSWFTSTQEKKRK, translated from the coding sequence ATGAGCGTGGGGCACCTGAGGCTCTTGTCACATGATCAGGTGGCCATGCCCTATCAATGGGAATATCCATATTTGTTGAGCATTGTGCCCTCTGTCTTGggccttctctccttccctcgaAACAACATTAGTTACCTGGTGCTCTCCATGATCAGCATGGGGCTCTTCTCCATTGCTCCCCTCATTTATGGCAGCATGGAGATGTTCCCCGCGGCACAGCAGCTCTACCGCCATGGCAAGGCCTATCGATTCCTGTTTGgtttctctgctgtctctgtcaTGTACCTGGTGTTGATACTGGCAGTCCAAGTTCATGCCTGGCAACTGTACTACAGCAAGAAACTCTTAGACTCTTGGTTCACCAGCACACAGGAGAAGAAACGGAAATGA